AACAGCCGCCGTACAGCTTTGTGCTGCCATTTAACCCAGCGGATATTCAGCCCAACGCGCGTATTATCCTTAGCGCTGCGATCAGCGTGAATAATCAGTTGATGTTTATTACCGATACTATTCAGCCGGTGGTAAACAGCGGTGGGACAAAAGCGGATCTGACATTGGTTCCCGTACAGCAAACTGCGGTGCCAGTGGCGAACAACGGTGGGGCGGCAACAACGGTTCCATTGACTTCACCGACTCAGGTGAATCCTTCCTCAGCGGTGCCTGCGCCTACGCAATTCTAATGATAAGCGCCTCTGTGGAGGCGCTTTTTAGTAATTCCAGCGATAACGTTCCATATCAATATGCCCGTCGCCAGAAACCACAATTCCTTCTGAAAGCAAGGCTTGCCGCTGGCGTTGTAAATCGGGCCCCGTCAAGGAAATCTGACCATGACGATTTACTACGCGATGCCACGGTAATTTGCTCCCCTCCGGTAAACGCTTGAGTACGCCGCCCACTTGCCTTGCTGCGCGAGGTGAACCTGCCAGATGCGCAACGTCACCATATGTCGTGACATGGCCTTCAGGAATCGCGGCAATAATCTGATAAACCCGCTGTGGAAATGAGTCTTGGGTATCCATAAAAAACTCCCTGGCACGATGCGAGTTAGAATAATCGCCATGGTCTAAACTGAAAAGAAAAACAGGGGCTGCGTAATAAAGCAACACCTGACCGCCAGCGGCTTGCAATTGCCTGGGGCAACATGGATAATGCGCCAGCGCGTTAGGTAACTAGCGCTCTCAATGGGGGCTCTGTTGGTTCTCCCGCAACACTAATTTGTGAATTCGGTCAGGTCCGGAAGGAAGCAGCCGCAGCAGATGACGTGTGTGCCGGGATGTAGCTGGCAGGGCCCCCACCCAATTCTGCCCCGTGCTAAACAACCGCTTTTCTCGCATATTCATTTCCGGCTTGCACCAAATTTTCCCAAAGCGGTTTCAATCGCTCCAGGGCGGCGCGCATTTGCGTCGGTTCAAGCGTAAACGGCAATCTCAAATAACGCTCAAATGCCCCTTCAGACCCAAACCGCGGGCCAGCGCCAATGCGGATACCAATCGATTCTGCGCTTGCGGCAAATACCGTCGCCAGAGGTTTTGGTAACTCAATCCACCAGGATAGCCCTCCTTGCGGCACTATCGTGATTTTCCAGTCCGGGAATAATTCTCGTATCGCTTCCCCGCAGGCATCCCGTTGCTGGCGAAGCATTTCGCGGCGCTGAGGCAGAAAATTTTCAGCTTCATTAAACAAATTGATAGCGGCAAGTTGTTCGAGCAGCGGCGAGCCGAGGTCTAACGAATCCCTGGTCTGAATGAGTGAGGCTATCGTGCGCGTGCTGGCGCGAATCCATCCGATACGTAAACCACCCCAGAATGTTTTCCCGGCGGAACCCAGAGTTATCACCCGTTCGTCGTTATCGAAAGCAGCCAGAGGCGGTGGGGGCGGGGTGTCGTACCACAAATCGACCATCGTTTCATCGGCAACAATCGTGGTGCGGGTGCGGGCGGCGATATCCGCAATGGTCTGGCGTGTGGCTGCATCCATACAGCGCCCGCTCGGATTATGAAAATCGGCAAGAAGATAGGCCAGGCGCGGTGAAGTTTGCGCGATCGTTGCCGCCAGGCCTTCGGGATCCCAGCCTTGTTCCGTCAGGCTTACGGGAACAGCACGACATGACGCGCCCTTAATGGCGGTGAGCGCCATCGGGTAAGTGGGATGGTCGATCACCACGCGATCGCCGGGCCCCGTCAGCATACGCAGAATCAGGCCGAAGCCGCTGAGCGCGCCATTCACGATCATTATCTGATCGGCGCTCGTCGGCAAACCACGGGCTGCGTAACGCTTTGCGATAACCTGGCGCAGTTCCGGCAAACCCTGCTGGTCGTATCCGGTGCTACCCAAATACTCTGGCAAAGCAATCAGCGCGCTGGCGTAAGCCTGATGAATTTCTGGCCCGGCGGTGAGCGCGGCGGTTGAGAGATCCAGCGTCGTTGCGCGGCCCGGCAGAGGAGACACTTTTTGCCCACCTTCCGGCAAAATAGTGACCGAGCCCGACCCTTGTCGGCTGGCGAGATAACCCTCATCCCGCAGTTGTGCCAGTGCGGTGGCGACAGTCGTGCGGCTCACGCCCAGCGCCGCAGCTAATTCACGTTCACCCGGCAGGCGGCTATCAAGCGGCAGGCGTCCATCCAAAATCAATAACCGCAAACCATCCGCCAGTTGCCGATAAACCGGCGTACGCGGTAAATCCTGATGCCAGTTTCCCAGCAGTTTTACCAGAGAAGCTGAACCCGTTCTGCGCTGTGCCATAGCAATCCACTTTTTCATAACTGGACCTTAATATCAGTGCCATTTTGCGTAAAAGTAAAGCCACAAAAGAATGTTGAGGTTAAAGATAATGATCGCTCGTCGCTTGCTGCAACTCTACACCGGGCTTGTGCTATACGGTGTTTCCACGGCTATGTTTGTGCGTGCCAATTTAGGTGCCGATCCCTGGAATGTGTTCCACCTTGGCGTTGCGCGGATATTCTCTTTGAATATTGGCATGGTGATGATTTTGGTTGGGGCGCTGGTGCTTTTGCTGTGGATCCCGCTGCGCCAGAAACCCGGTCTTGGCACGATAAGCAATGTTATTGTGCTGGGTCTTGCCGCCGATGCCGCGTTGGCGTTAATGCCGCCGCTTGAGTCGCTGGTTGCCCGCAGCTTCTTGTTATTCTGCGCAATTTTAGTGAATGCGATCGCGACCGGGATGTACATCGGGGCGGGTTTTGGCTCCGGCCCGCGTGACGGTTTAATGACCGGCATTAACGCCCGTACCGGCTGGTCAGTGCGCAGCGTGCGCACGGCGATTGAAGTCACGGTCTTACTGGCCGGTTGGTTGATGGGCGGCACATTTGGCGTGGGTACGGTGCTTTACGCGCTGGCTATTGGCCCGCTGATTCAGTTCTTTTTACCCTGGTTCCGCATTCAAAAACAGGCACAAAAAAACCTGGTTGAACCGACAATCGTGCCCTAAGGTTGAAGCCAAAACCCATGATGGATGAGGTAATGATGAACAGCACGGTCATCAGTAAAGCGGCGGCGCACTGGAGTAGTCATCAGCTAGCGGACATTCTCTCTTACTGTTTTGAAGGATATCTGGTTTCGTTCACCATTGATGGCGAAACGTTTGCCTCGCGTTTTGGGGCTGAAGACATCAGTCTTAATGACAGTAAAGTCTGGGTGCAGGACGGGGAGCCGAAAGCGCTGGCGGTTATCACCCGTCGGGGGCAAAGCAGCCGCCTGGGCGCGTTTGCGATTCGTCCGGAATTGCGCGGGCAGGGATTGGGTAAACAGTTTATGCGCCAGCTCATTGATGAAGCGCGTGCGCGTGGCGACCGAAATATGTGGCTGGAAGTGATTGTCGGGAACGATAGCGGGCAGGCGCTGTATGAGCGGATGGGATTTGTTTGCCAGCAGACGCTGGTTGGGTTTCATGCCACGGGCTCTACGCAGTTTCGTGAAACCGGCGAACTGCTGGAAATCGACCCGCTCACTATGGCTAAAAAAATGCTGGTCGATACCCATTTGCGGCTACCGTGGTTAAGTACGGCTGAAACCCTCTATAAACTACCGGGCAAAGCGTTTGTGCTTAATGATGTGGCTTACGCGATGATTATTCCGGTTCCTCATTCCCGGCAATTCCGGTTGCGCATGTTGTATGTTGATCCTGCGGCCCGTGGCAGAGGTCATGCCAAAGAGCTGCTTATCCAGTTGCAAGAACGCTTCCCCGGCCTTTCAACCGCTACGGCAATTCCTGAACAGATCGCGCCCCTTTTTCTGAGTAGCGGCTACCGTCAGGATCCCGTTACGCAATATGAAATGCTGCTTAAATTCTAAGTAAGCACTTTTCGTTCTTAACGACTAAACTTATCAATCGCAATCATCACGGGTGGAAATTATCTGCCCGTTCTCCTCACTTCGTGGAGGTTCACAATGAACTACGTTGATGGTTTTGTGGTTGCTGTACCGGCAGAAAATAAAGAGGCATATAAGCAGTTGGCTGCGAAAGCGGCACCGTTGTTTAAAGAATTTGGTGCATTACGCGTCGTGGAGTGCTGGGCGAATGATGTGCCCGACGGGAAGCTCACCGATTTTCGTATGGCGGTAAAAGCCGAAGAAAATGAAGAGGTTGTCTTTAGCTGGATTGAATATCCGTCAAAAGAAGTGCGTGACGAGGCTAATGCCAAAATGATGTCTGACCCGCGCATGAAAGAGTTTGGCGAATCCATGCCGTTTGATGGCAAACGCATGATTTATGGCGGCTTTGCGCCAATTCTGGATGAATGATTGGTGGCGGGCAAGGTCACCCTCACCCAGACCCGCTCCCTGAGGGTTAGGAGGAGAAGGTTAGGGTGAGGGTGATTGATTCAAAATCTACAGCACTAATTCCCGCAGCAAACCAAACGCCAGTTTCATATGCGCTTCACTGACAATAAATCCCCGCAACTGCTGTGCTTCATCAAAACCTTTAGCAATCAGACCCTGCGGATCTGCGGTGATTTGCCAGCTTAAATCCGCGCGCTGCGTTTCGCCTGCCAGATGCAACGGCAGTTCAGGGGTTTTCACCTTGACCAGCATTGCTGGAAGTGCCAGACCATCGGCGGCACCGAGTAGATTTTTAGCAAGCGTCATGGCACTAAACTGAATCGGCTGCAGGAACGGCAGCACTTTGCCGTCGATTTCTGCGCAATCGCCTAATGCGTAGATATTTTCATCCGACGACTGCAACTGACGGTTAACCTGAATACCGCGATTCACCGAAAGCCCGGCATGCTGCGCCAGCCCAACGTTTGGACGCAGGCCGATAGCCGCAACCACCGCATCAACTTCAACAATTCGTCCGTTGCTCAGAGTTGCGCTGACGCCCTGTTGCGTTTTAGCCAGGGACTCAAGGCGCTGATTAAACAGCAGCTCGACGCCCATTTGATTCAGGCGATGCTGAAGGCGACTGCTCACCTCTGCAGGCATCAGCGAGGCGAGCAGGCTTGAGGAGTTATCCACCACAATCACCTGTTTACCCGCGCGGCAGAAGTCCATCGCCAGCTCCGTACCAATCAGGCCGCCACCTAAAATCATCACGCGCTTCGCATCACGCAGTGACGATTCACAGGCCAGGTACTCCTGCTGGCTGTTTAGCGTCAGCATCAGCTCTTTGCCTGGGATTGGCGGAAGCAGAGCGCTTGAGCCGGTTGCCAGAACCAGTTTGTCGTAGGAGAACTGCTGTTCGCCACATTTAACCACGCGTTCACGTGGGTTGATGTCCGACACCCAGGTATTGGCGTTTAGCGTCAGATTAAACTGTTCAGCAAACTCCCCGGCACGCTGCCGGGTGAGGTCTTCTGCACGTTGATTAAGGCTGATAACGTGGCTGAGATCGGGCTTGTTGTACTCATCCATGCTATCAGCGGCAATCATGCGCACAGGAACCTGGGCGTCATGTTTACGGATGTTTTTCACCAACTGGCGGGCGGCGAAGCCCGAGCCAATGATTACAATGCCATGATTCATTTTGCCTCCGTAGCCAACACGTCAAATACGTCTTTACCGAGTGAGCATTCCGGGCACAGGAAATTATCAGGTACGTCGCTCCACGGTGTGCCAGGTGCTACATCTTGCATAGGTTCGCCGGTTTTTGGATCGTAGATCCACTGGCAAACGCTGCACTGCATGCTTGGACCAAAGTCTGCGCAGGTTTTAACTTCTGCAACGGTTTCCTGAGGTGCTGCTGCTTCCACCGTTGCCGCTGGCAGCGGTGTCAGAGCCCATTGGCGAGCAATTTCACGACCGTGCGCGCGGCAGATTTCCAGCGCGTCGCCATCCGGACGCCATTTGGCTTTCAGGCTCAGAGACATTTCAAAGCCAGCATCTTGCAAACGTGTAGACAAACGGTCTACCGCCCCGCCGCTCCAGCCGTGGGAACCAAATGCGCTACCGCGTTTGTTGCGAAAACGCAGGCCGGTCATCTCTTCAACCAGACCAGCAATTTTCGGCATCATCACGTTATTCATGGTTGAAGTACCTACCAGCACGCCTTTAGAGCGGAATACGTTGGTCAGAACTTCGTTTTTATCGCTGCGGGCGACGTTAAAGATTTTCACCGCGACACGTGGATCAACTTCGGTGATGCCCTGCGCGATGGCGTCCGCCATCATGCGGGTGTTGTTGGACATGGTGTCGTAGAAAATCGTGATGCGATCTTCCTGATAATCCGCAGCCCATTTCAGATACAGTTCAACGATTTGCGTTGGGTTTTCGCGCCATACCACACCGTGAGAGGTGGCAATCATATCCACTGGCAGATTAAAACCGAGGATTTCGGTAATTTTTGGCGTTACCAGGCGGCTGAACGGTGTCAGAATGTTGGCGTAATAGCGTTGGCACTGTTCGAACAGTTCGCCCTGATCCACTTCGTCATTAAACAGGTGTTCGTCGCAGTAGTGCTGACCAAAGGCGTCGTTACTGAACAGTACTGCGTCGCCGGTCATGTAAGTCATCATGCTGTCAGGCCAGTGCAGCATTGGGGTTTCAACGAAGATCAGTTGTTTACCGTTACCGATGTCCAGGCTGTCACCGGTTTTCACCACGTTGAAGTTCCATTCTGGATGGTGGTGGTGACCGTTGATAGAATCCACGCCGTTTGCGGTGCAGTAAATGGGTGTGTTCGGAATGTGGGACATCAGCTCGGAAAGCGCACCCGCGTGGTCTTCTTCCGCATGGTTGATGATGATGTAATCGATTTTGTTCAGATCGATTTCACGTGCCAGGTTCTGAACAAACTCGCGGCTAAATTTATGATCGACGGTGTCGATCAGCACATTTTTTTCTTCCTGAATCAAATAGCTGTTATAGCTGCTTCCGCGCAATGTTTTGTATTCGGTACCGTGAAAATCGCGTACTTCCCAGTCACGTTGACCAACCCATTGAATGTTGTTTTTAACTAAAATAGCCATTTGTCAGTACCTCAAAAAGAAATTAAAAAATGATGCTCGTACCTGACATAATACAAATGGCGTGCCAACTTTTTATTTTATTGATTTATAACGATTTTTAAAAACAACGGTCAAATGGGGTTGTCAAAAAGACAGTCTCAAATAATGTCAATTTAACAATGTCATTGTCTTTTTGACTATCGAAAGCTAGAGTGATTGCCTCTCTTTCTGGAGCTTTTTATGAGTCTTTCAATTACCTCCCTTGCCAATATTGCCATTGACCTGCAAAGCGGTATTTCTCATCAGGACCGATTTGCCCGTTTGATACGTACGCTGCGCCAGCTTTTAGGCAGCGACGCTACGGCGTTACTGCGTTATGAATCGCGTCAGTTTCGCCCGCTGGCTATAGATGGCCTGGCGGCCGATGTGCTGGGGCGGCGTTTTGATCTCGACGAACATCCGCGCCTGGAAGCCATTGCTCGTGCGGGGGACGTGGTGCGGTTCCCGGCGCAGAGTGAATTGCCCGATCCTTACGATGGCCTGATCCCCGACCATACCGATCTGAAAGTCCATGCCTGCCTGGGCCTGCCACTGTTTGCCGATCAGAACCTGATCGGGGCGCTCACGGTGGATGGTATGGACCCCGCGCAGTTCGACCATTTCAGTGATGAAGAATTGCGGTTAATCAGCGTATTAGCTGCGGGGGCGCTAAATAATGCCTTGCTAATGGAACAGCTCGAGAATCAAACCTCTGCGGTTACTGCCGCACCGATCATGGCCAAAACAGGCAGCGGCGAAATGGTCGGGTTGTCTGCGGGAATTATGCAGCTCAAGAAAGAGATAGAAATTGTTGCGGGTTCCGATCTGAACGTGCTGATCACCGGGGAAACCGGCGTGGGCAAAGAGCTGGTGGCGCGTGCGATTCACAGTGGTTCGGCCCGTGGGGCAAATCCGCTGGTCTATCTAAACTGCGCAGCACTACCGGAAAGCGTGGCGGAGAGCGAACTGTTTGGCCACGTAAAAGGGGCATTTACCGGCGCGATTCACCACCGAACCGGAAAGTTTGAAATGGCGGATAACGGCACACTCTTTTTGGATGAAATAGGGGAGTTGCCTTTAACCCTGCAAGCCAAACTGCTGCGGGTTTTGCAGTATGGCGATATTCAGCGTGTGGGCGATGACAGCAGCCAGCGTGTAAATGTCCGCGTGCTGGCGGCGACAAACCGCGATCTTAAACAGCACGTGCTGGCTGGCGAATTTCGCGCCGATTTATTCCACCGTTTAAGTGTATTTCCGCTGCACGTCCCGCCGTTGCGCGAGCGTGGGGATGACATCATCTTACTGGCTGGCTTTTTTTGCGAACAAAGCCGCGTAAAAATGGGTTTGAAGCAGGTTTCTTTGAGCGATGGCGCACGGGAATTACTGCGTCGTTACGACTGGCCGGGTAATATTCGCGAGCTGGAACATGCGCTTTATCGCGCCACGGTACTGGCTCGTTCAGGAAAGCCGGATGGCGAAATTTGGCTTCAGCCGCAACATTTCCAGCTCGCGGAAGCAGACGTTAAACCTGCGAATCCAAACCAGCAGGACGCCCCGCTGCCGTTAATTGATAATTTGCGTATCGCCACCGATGATTTCCAGCGCCAGATAATTACCCGCGCGCTAGCGGACAACAATGGAAACTGGGCGGCAACCGCGCGGCAGTTGCAACTTGATGTCGCGAATTTGCACCGCCTCGCCAAACGGTTGGCGGTGAAATAGCCCTCAGGGTTTATTTTGCGCTTTTAATCCCGAACGGCGGTCATTCGCCACCCACGCTATAAACTCCTGTTTTGCCAGGGCCTTACTGAAAAGCCAGCCCTGGCCGTACTGCACGCCTTGCTTACGCAGCCATGTGGCCTGGCCGGGCGTTTCAATGCCTTCGGCCACCATTAAAACACCCAGCGAATTTGCCATTTCAATAATGTGCGGCGTAACGTTTTTATATTCGAGCGCATCGACGAACGACTTGTCGATTTTAAGAATATCAATGTCCAGATCCTGCAAATAGCTGAGGCTTGAATAACCCGTACCAAAATCATCGATGTAGACGGGATGCCCGGCTTCACGATATTGCGCGATCATCGGAGCGGTGATTTTAGGATCGGCGAAACCGCGTTCGGTAATTTCTAAGGCGATTTGTCCCGGTTTAACGGAATAACGGGTCAGATAAGGCGCAATGACTTCAAGAATATGCAGGCTGTGCACATCACGTGCACCAAGATTAACCGAAATATGGAAGTCTGGGTGCTGGTGAAGCCACTCGCCTAGCTCAAGGAAAATAAGCTCAATGACCAGTTCAGTTAATTGCGTGACCAGCCCCGTTTGCTCCGCTAAAGGAATAAACACGTCCGGACTGAGCATGGAACCATCTTGTTGCTGCCAGCGGATTAAGGCTTCAGCGCCGACGCATTTGCTATTTTGCAGTTGCACGATGGGTTGATAGACCACACTGATTTCACGATTTTTGATCGCATCCATTAAACGATTTTGCGGCGATAACAGCCTGCGCAGGATACGAATTAAAAATCCACCAAATGCGAGGCTTATCAGCAGACCAACCGGTAGCCAAATAAATAATTGTTGATACCAGGCCGTCGTCAATGGCGTGGTAGAGGCCCAGACAATCATTGCCAGGCCAAGGTCATTGTCTCGACGAATAACGTAGAGATTATTGTCGCTTTCAAACTCTTCTAAACCTTGCTCCAGCGGCTCGCGCCACTCTTCAGAAACATACTGATTATTGCTGACGATAATCAGTTTCTTATTCAGACCGACCATAACAATATTGAGCGTGTAATTCCCCCAGGGGAGCACATCGATAAATGATATTGGATCGAGCAGGGCGAGATGGTTTTGTTTGCCGACATAGACCATTTTGCGTGGAAAACCGCGCAGCAGAGGTGTGCTATACCATGCATTAAAACCATGTGGGCCGTACCTGTCAGGCTTACCAAGTGTTTCGTTGTGGGTAAATGTTTCCAGCGAACTACAAAGAATGCGGTTATTTTGCTGGAACATCACTTCCTGCACATAGCGATATTCAAGCGCCACGCGGTGCATCGCTTCAGCGTGCGCAGGTGAGCAGGTATCATCTTTAAACCGGTTAATATCATCAATGGCGAAAATAGCCTGATCGACAACTTCCCCAGTGCGCTGCAGAGCTTGCTCGGCAAACTCTCCGAGTTCGTCATGAAATACCTGTTCGGCCTTGCGGTGCGCAAAATAGACGCTTAATAAAATGGGCAGTAAAACTGCTACCACAAGTACACCGCTGACCAGGTTGACGAGTTTTCGGGATGTCATTCTTTGTGACCCAGTGAGTGGTGAATTTTTATAAAAGATTAATGAGGTTAGTCTATCCCACCTGAACGTGGGATTATACCCGTCATATTTTAAGTGATGGCGAAAGAGTGCTAAAGCGCGTCTGGTGGGCAATACATGAAGAAAAAAGAGTTTGTTATCCAGGATCTGTTG
This genomic window from Buttiauxella gaviniae contains:
- the norW gene encoding NADH:flavorubredoxin reductase NorW, yielding MNHGIVIIGSGFAARQLVKNIRKHDAQVPVRMIAADSMDEYNKPDLSHVISLNQRAEDLTRQRAGEFAEQFNLTLNANTWVSDINPRERVVKCGEQQFSYDKLVLATGSSALLPPIPGKELMLTLNSQQEYLACESSLRDAKRVMILGGGLIGTELAMDFCRAGKQVIVVDNSSSLLASLMPAEVSSRLQHRLNQMGVELLFNQRLESLAKTQQGVSATLSNGRIVEVDAVVAAIGLRPNVGLAQHAGLSVNRGIQVNRQLQSSDENIYALGDCAEIDGKVLPFLQPIQFSAMTLAKNLLGAADGLALPAMLVKVKTPELPLHLAGETQRADLSWQITADPQGLIAKGFDEAQQLRGFIVSEAHMKLAFGLLRELVL
- a CDS encoding EAL domain-containing protein; amino-acid sequence: MTSRKLVNLVSGVLVVAVLLPILLSVYFAHRKAEQVFHDELGEFAEQALQRTGEVVDQAIFAIDDINRFKDDTCSPAHAEAMHRVALEYRYVQEVMFQQNNRILCSSLETFTHNETLGKPDRYGPHGFNAWYSTPLLRGFPRKMVYVGKQNHLALLDPISFIDVLPWGNYTLNIVMVGLNKKLIIVSNNQYVSEEWREPLEQGLEEFESDNNLYVIRRDNDLGLAMIVWASTTPLTTAWYQQLFIWLPVGLLISLAFGGFLIRILRRLLSPQNRLMDAIKNREISVVYQPIVQLQNSKCVGAEALIRWQQQDGSMLSPDVFIPLAEQTGLVTQLTELVIELIFLELGEWLHQHPDFHISVNLGARDVHSLHILEVIAPYLTRYSVKPGQIALEITERGFADPKITAPMIAQYREAGHPVYIDDFGTGYSSLSYLQDLDIDILKIDKSFVDALEYKNVTPHIIEMANSLGVLMVAEGIETPGQATWLRKQGVQYGQGWLFSKALAKQEFIAWVANDRRSGLKAQNKP
- a CDS encoding DUF1428 domain-containing protein, which translates into the protein MNYVDGFVVAVPAENKEAYKQLAAKAAPLFKEFGALRVVECWANDVPDGKLTDFRMAVKAEENEEVVFSWIEYPSKEVRDEANAKMMSDPRMKEFGESMPFDGKRMIYGGFAPILDE
- a CDS encoding MGMT family protein, with translation MDTQDSFPQRVYQIIAAIPEGHVTTYGDVAHLAGSPRAARQVGGVLKRLPEGSKLPWHRVVNRHGQISLTGPDLQRQRQALLSEGIVVSGDGHIDMERYRWNY
- a CDS encoding PLP-dependent aminotransferase family protein — translated: MAQRRTGSASLVKLLGNWHQDLPRTPVYRQLADGLRLLILDGRLPLDSRLPGERELAAALGVSRTTVATALAQLRDEGYLASRQGSGSVTILPEGGQKVSPLPGRATTLDLSTAALTAGPEIHQAYASALIALPEYLGSTGYDQQGLPELRQVIAKRYAARGLPTSADQIMIVNGALSGFGLILRMLTGPGDRVVIDHPTYPMALTAIKGASCRAVPVSLTEQGWDPEGLAATIAQTSPRLAYLLADFHNPSGRCMDAATRQTIADIAARTRTTIVADETMVDLWYDTPPPPPLAAFDNDERVITLGSAGKTFWGGLRIGWIRASTRTIASLIQTRDSLDLGSPLLEQLAAINLFNEAENFLPQRREMLRQQRDACGEAIRELFPDWKITIVPQGGLSWWIELPKPLATVFAASAESIGIRIGAGPRFGSEGAFERYLRLPFTLEPTQMRAALERLKPLWENLVQAGNEYARKAVV
- the norR gene encoding nitric oxide reductase transcriptional regulator NorR gives rise to the protein MSLSITSLANIAIDLQSGISHQDRFARLIRTLRQLLGSDATALLRYESRQFRPLAIDGLAADVLGRRFDLDEHPRLEAIARAGDVVRFPAQSELPDPYDGLIPDHTDLKVHACLGLPLFADQNLIGALTVDGMDPAQFDHFSDEELRLISVLAAGALNNALLMEQLENQTSAVTAAPIMAKTGSGEMVGLSAGIMQLKKEIEIVAGSDLNVLITGETGVGKELVARAIHSGSARGANPLVYLNCAALPESVAESELFGHVKGAFTGAIHHRTGKFEMADNGTLFLDEIGELPLTLQAKLLRVLQYGDIQRVGDDSSQRVNVRVLAATNRDLKQHVLAGEFRADLFHRLSVFPLHVPPLRERGDDIILLAGFFCEQSRVKMGLKQVSLSDGARELLRRYDWPGNIRELEHALYRATVLARSGKPDGEIWLQPQHFQLAEADVKPANPNQQDAPLPLIDNLRIATDDFQRQIITRALADNNGNWAATARQLQLDVANLHRLAKRLAVK
- a CDS encoding GNAT family N-acetyltransferase, with translation MMNSTVISKAAAHWSSHQLADILSYCFEGYLVSFTIDGETFASRFGAEDISLNDSKVWVQDGEPKALAVITRRGQSSRLGAFAIRPELRGQGLGKQFMRQLIDEARARGDRNMWLEVIVGNDSGQALYERMGFVCQQTLVGFHATGSTQFRETGELLEIDPLTMAKKMLVDTHLRLPWLSTAETLYKLPGKAFVLNDVAYAMIIPVPHSRQFRLRMLYVDPAARGRGHAKELLIQLQERFPGLSTATAIPEQIAPLFLSSGYRQDPVTQYEMLLKF
- a CDS encoding YbaY family lipoprotein, with the translated sequence MKLVHTLSGLAIAVAMVGCAQKSADIPTPAPAATTSSSAATAQSTIAQPSVTGTVWIRQKVALPPDAVLTVTLSDASLADAPSRVLSQKAVRTDGKQPPYSFVLPFNPADIQPNARIILSAAISVNNQLMFITDTIQPVVNSGGTKADLTLVPVQQTAVPVANNGGAATTVPLTSPTQVNPSSAVPAPTQF
- a CDS encoding YczE/YyaS/YitT family protein, which translates into the protein MARRLLQLYTGLVLYGVSTAMFVRANLGADPWNVFHLGVARIFSLNIGMVMILVGALVLLLWIPLRQKPGLGTISNVIVLGLAADAALALMPPLESLVARSFLLFCAILVNAIATGMYIGAGFGSGPRDGLMTGINARTGWSVRSVRTAIEVTVLLAGWLMGGTFGVGTVLYALAIGPLIQFFLPWFRIQKQAQKNLVEPTIVP
- the norV gene encoding anaerobic nitric oxide reductase flavorubredoxin; this encodes MAILVKNNIQWVGQRDWEVRDFHGTEYKTLRGSSYNSYLIQEEKNVLIDTVDHKFSREFVQNLAREIDLNKIDYIIINHAEEDHAGALSELMSHIPNTPIYCTANGVDSINGHHHHPEWNFNVVKTGDSLDIGNGKQLIFVETPMLHWPDSMMTYMTGDAVLFSNDAFGQHYCDEHLFNDEVDQGELFEQCQRYYANILTPFSRLVTPKITEILGFNLPVDMIATSHGVVWRENPTQIVELYLKWAADYQEDRITIFYDTMSNNTRMMADAIAQGITEVDPRVAVKIFNVARSDKNEVLTNVFRSKGVLVGTSTMNNVMMPKIAGLVEEMTGLRFRNKRGSAFGSHGWSGGAVDRLSTRLQDAGFEMSLSLKAKWRPDGDALEICRAHGREIARQWALTPLPAATVEAAAPQETVAEVKTCADFGPSMQCSVCQWIYDPKTGEPMQDVAPGTPWSDVPDNFLCPECSLGKDVFDVLATEAK